A window from Temnothorax longispinosus isolate EJ_2023e chromosome 1, Tlon_JGU_v1, whole genome shotgun sequence encodes these proteins:
- the LOC139812371 gene encoding uncharacterized protein, translated as MILNTLRSHNCLSYLPKDVRTLLKTPRMSVKLRNVPPGEYLHTAGITNSLRNVPRAVIPECLEIDFSTDGATLDKSGQIQIWPIQCRIANISNSRPEIVGIYRGKRKPLSAVEFFQDFVVEVNTVISDGGIMFEGSRLPIALRCFIADAPARAFVLNHKGHTSFHPCSKCKMSGEFHERRPVFLGIDNVARTDKEYAEQRDKDHKQGDTPLSHLPIGMVRQVPYESMHLLYIGIGKKLMSAWVSGQYSISSRLPSSKVAEISARLIYLVQYYPRDFNRPPRPIEEYPNYKATEILHFLLYTGPVILNGVLPDELHQHFLLLHTALRCLSSASLTKEQLRVADLALRLYVRKCPTYYGISFMSFNVHGLLHVVEDVKILGPLELYSALAYKNNMRIFRRYCKKPHLPLQQIARRKAEESNCHDRNLNRKSLRDHQTSKLVTVRKKHNTGPIPKELSGAQQYSELQTQKFTLGL; from the coding sequence ATGATTCTAAACACGTTGCGCTCTCACAACTGTCTCTCATATCTCCCGAAGGACGTAAGAACTCTATTGAAAACTCCTCGCATGTCCGTCAAGTTAAGAAACGTTCCTCCTGGAGAATATCTTCATACAGCTGGAATAACCAACAGTCTTCGGAACGTTCCACGAGCCGTGATTCCTGAATGTTTAGAAATAGACTTTAGTACCGATGGTGCTACCTTGGACAAGTCCGGTCAAATCCAAATTTGGCCGATCCAATGTAGAATTGCCAACATTTCTAATAGTAGACCAGAAATTGTTGGTATCTATCGGGGAAAACGTAAACCTCTTAGTGCTGTTGAATTCTTTCAAGATTTTGTTGTCGAAGTAAATACAGTGATCTCAGATGGGGGAATAATGTTTGAAGGTAGTAGATTGCCCATTGCCCTCAGATGCTTCATAGCCGATGCTCCAGCTCGGGCATTTGTTCTGAACCACAAAGGTCACACATCTTTCCATCCAtgttcaaaatgtaaaatgtccGGTGAATTTCATGAACGACGACCTGTTTTTCTTGGAATTGATAATGTTGCTCGCACAGATAAAGAATATGCTGAACAACGGGACAAAGATCATAAGCAAGGAGACACTCCGCTATCACACCTTCCAATCGGTATGGTCAGGCAGGTGCCTTATGAAAGCATGCATTTGCTATATATTGGTATAGGGAAAAAGTTAATGTCAGCGTGGGTAAGCGGTCAGTATTCAATTTCGAGTAGACTTCCAAGTTCCAAAGTGGCTGAAATTTCAGCAAGGCTTATTTATCTGGTCCAGTATTATCCGAGAGACTTTAATCGACCACCAAGACCGATTGAAGAGTATCCAAATTATAAAGCAACCGAAATTCTACACTTTCTTCTTTATACTGGGCCAGTAATTTTGAATGGTGTTTTGCCGGATGAATTACATCAACACTTCTTGCTTCTGCACACAGCATTGCGCTGTTTATCTTCTGCTTCGCTGACTAAAGAACAGTTAAGGGTTGCAGATCTCGCTTTACGTTTGTATGTAAGAAAGTGTCCAACATATTATGGAATATCTTTTATGTCGTTTAATGTTCATGGACTTCTACACGTTGTAGAAGATGTTAAGATTTTAGGTCCTCTTGAGTTATATTCTGCCCtcgcatataaaaataacatgcGTATTTTCagaagatattgcaaaaaaccTCACCTTCCTTTGCAACAGATTGCGCGCAGGAAGGCTGAAGAGTCAAACTGCCATGATAGAAATTTAAACAGAAAATCACTTCGAGACCACCAAACTAGCAAATTAGTGACTGTTCGTAAAAAACACAACACTGGTCCAATTCCAAAAGAACTTTCTGGTGCACAGCAGTATTCCGAGTTACAGACACAGAAATTTACATTAGGTCTTTAA